A section of the Euwallacea similis isolate ESF13 chromosome 9, ESF131.1, whole genome shotgun sequence genome encodes:
- the LOC136410908 gene encoding uncharacterized protein: MSDILEPLNLEDIRELTKLYEEYKCKFPYIYSFLQNCIKAVEIGMTGYVTIFSNGDCWREDGTFIASMPNYGHDIVLHSLDPTGKNLLECLLKTSKFKFLKDPSRSYTFFYAVHEWFFPKILKMFSEHFKRNISYANELLLWSLEKEKSLEFDVSQCPSEVYNAALKPEDFAVIKQKWPYSWRSTEKKLEDWTKLKNGFGVYLKSNDKLVSWVIPSCLGQMSALQTLSEHKNKGYAQLVIQHMAKYLAELGFDCCGTVHPTNVASMKLFSKLGFKSLYKCGYIAVLHEGQDPENDRFPSH, translated from the exons ATGAGCGATATTTTGGAACCACTTAACCTTGAAGATATCCGAGAGTTAACTAAATTATACGAGgaatataaatgtaaatttccatATATTTACAGTTTCTTGCAAAACTGCATTAAAGCCGTGGAAATTGGAATGACAGGGTATGTGACCATTTTTTCGAACGGGGATTGCTGGAGAGAAGATGGGACATTTATCGCCTCAATGCCG AACTACGGGCATGACATTGTTTTACATAGCCTAGACCCTACAGGCAAAAACCTTCTAGAATGCCTACTCAAAACCTCAAAATTCAAGTTCCTCAAAGACCCATCACGGTcctacacatttttttatgcagTACACGAATGGTTCttccctaaaatcttaaaaatgttttctgaGCATTTCAAACGGAACATCTCATACGCTAATGAGCTGTTATTGTGGTCCTTGGAGAAGGAGAAATCATTGGAGTTCGACGTTTCCCA GTGCCCTTCTGAAGTCTATAATGCAGCGTTAAAACCTGAGGATTTCGCGGTTATAAAGCAAAAGTGGCCTTATTCCTGGCGTTCCACCGAAAAGAAATTGGAGGATTGGACCAAATTGAAGAATGGCTTTGGGGTTTATCTGAAATCTAATGACAAACTTGTATCCTGGGTGATTCCTTCATGTCTAG GTCAAATGTCTGCCCTGCAAACTCTTAGCGAACACAAAAACAAGGGGTATGCTCAATTGGTAATCCAGCACATGGCCAAGTACCTGGCCGAACTGGGATTTGATTGCTGTGGAACTGTGCATCCCACGAATGTGGCTTCTATGAAACTATTCTCAAAATTGGGAttcaaaagtttatataaatgtGGCTATATTGCTGTACTTCACGAGGGGCAAGACCCTGAAAACGACAGATTTCCATCGCATTAG